In a single window of the Desulfovibrio aminophilus DSM 12254 genome:
- a CDS encoding P-II family nitrogen regulator, whose protein sequence is MKKIEIITRTFKLDEVKDALAQLGVKGMTVTDVKGFGRQGGHREVYRGAEYQVDFVAKVKIEVVVESARVAEVVEAARKAAVTGQVGDGKIFVSPIEEVVRIRTGETGEAAI, encoded by the coding sequence ATGAAGAAGATCGAGATCATCACCAGAACCTTCAAGCTGGACGAGGTCAAGGACGCCCTGGCCCAGCTCGGGGTCAAGGGCATGACCGTCACCGACGTCAAGGGTTTCGGCCGCCAGGGCGGGCATCGCGAGGTCTATCGCGGGGCCGAGTATCAAGTGGACTTCGTGGCCAAGGTCAAGATCGAGGTGGTGGTGGAATCCGCCCGCGTGGCCGAGGTGGTGGAGGCCGCCCGCAAGGCCGCCGTCACCGGCCAGGTGGGCGACGGCAAGATCTTCGTCTCGCCCATCGAGGAAGTCGTCCGCATCCGCACCGGCGAGACGGGCGAGGCGGCCATCTAG
- a CDS encoding permease, producing the protein MDFSGLQAFAAVVTAIVLEAAPFLLLGSLAAGAVEAWMPEGALDRLLPKHRAGRVLAGLLAGFLLPACECGIVPLARRLLRKGVPVAAALPYMLAAPVVNPISMLATWVAFRGDWGMVLGRVALVAVPAAALGLALGDRKARDILAPGLDMAHDAGCSCRAHGGAHGGSKLLSALRHAAEEFLDMSRFLVLGAVASAIFKVFLPQGVLEAVAGSPLGAVAALMLLAVLLSICSQADAFVAASLTMFPRGAQLAFLALGPMLDLKLIPAYLAVFRRPVFRSLVVVPTVLIFVLCALLTALWG; encoded by the coding sequence ATGGATTTCAGCGGATTGCAGGCGTTCGCCGCCGTGGTCACGGCCATCGTGCTGGAGGCGGCGCCGTTTCTGCTGCTGGGCTCCCTGGCCGCCGGGGCGGTGGAGGCCTGGATGCCTGAAGGGGCCCTGGACCGCCTGTTGCCGAAACACCGGGCGGGTCGCGTCCTGGCCGGACTGCTGGCCGGGTTTCTGCTCCCGGCCTGCGAGTGCGGCATCGTGCCCCTGGCCCGGCGGCTGCTGCGCAAAGGGGTGCCCGTGGCCGCCGCGCTGCCCTACATGCTGGCCGCGCCGGTGGTCAATCCGATCTCCATGCTGGCCACCTGGGTGGCCTTCCGGGGCGACTGGGGCATGGTTCTCGGCCGGGTGGCCCTGGTGGCCGTTCCGGCGGCGGCCCTGGGCCTGGCCCTGGGCGATCGCAAGGCGCGGGACATCCTGGCCCCGGGCCTGGACATGGCCCACGACGCGGGCTGTTCCTGCCGCGCCCACGGCGGGGCGCATGGCGGATCGAAACTCCTCTCCGCGCTGCGCCACGCGGCCGAAGAGTTCCTGGATATGAGCCGTTTCCTCGTGCTGGGCGCGGTGGCCTCGGCCATCTTCAAGGTCTTCCTGCCCCAGGGCGTGCTGGAGGCCGTGGCCGGGAGCCCGCTGGGCGCGGTGGCCGCCCTCATGCTCCTAGCCGTCCTGTTGTCCATCTGCTCCCAGGCCGACGCCTTCGTGGCCGCCAGCCTGACCATGTTCCCGCGCGGGGCGCAGTTGGCCTTTCTGGCTCTGGGGCCCATGCTCGACCTGAAGCTCATCCCGGCCTATCTGGCCGTGTTCCGGCGGCCGGTGTTCCGATCCCTGGTCGTGGTGCCCACGGTTCTGATCTTCGTCCTCTGCGCCCTGCTCACGGCGCTCTGGGGCTAG
- a CDS encoding ammonium transporter: protein MNAADTAFILISSALVMLMTPGLALFYGGLVRSKNVLSTVMHSFILIGLVSVLWAVLGYSLAFGKSLGGLFGGLEFAFLNGVGMGVEGSPAPTIPHLAFMIFQCMFAVITPALISGAFAERMKFAGFLVFSALWLLLVYCPMAYWVWGGGWMQQMGALDFAGGAVVHMSSGSAALVVAILLGKRKGHGHTPFIPHNLPMTVLGAGILWFGWFGFNAGSALAANEVAANAFVTTHMATAAASVAWILVEWLHNGKPTTLGAASGAVAGLVAITPGAGFVTPGASLIIGALGGAVCYGGIFLKHKFGYDDALDVVGVHGVGGTLGALLTGVFASVNAQGLLAGNPKQLWIQLVSVLATWAFCGVMSAILFKVVDATIGMRPSEEDEIRGLDISQHSETGYQL from the coding sequence ATGAACGCAGCGGACACGGCATTCATTCTCATCTCCTCGGCCCTGGTCATGCTCATGACCCCGGGGTTGGCTCTGTTTTACGGCGGCCTGGTGCGGAGCAAGAACGTGCTCTCCACGGTCATGCACAGCTTCATCCTCATCGGGCTGGTGTCCGTGCTCTGGGCCGTGCTCGGCTACTCCCTGGCCTTCGGCAAGAGCCTGGGCGGGCTGTTCGGCGGCTTGGAGTTCGCCTTCCTGAACGGGGTCGGCATGGGCGTGGAGGGCAGTCCGGCCCCGACCATCCCCCATCTGGCCTTCATGATCTTCCAGTGCATGTTCGCGGTCATCACTCCGGCGCTCATCTCCGGGGCCTTCGCGGAACGCATGAAGTTCGCCGGCTTCCTCGTCTTCTCAGCGCTCTGGCTGCTCCTGGTCTACTGTCCCATGGCCTACTGGGTCTGGGGCGGCGGCTGGATGCAGCAGATGGGCGCCCTGGACTTCGCGGGCGGCGCGGTGGTGCACATGAGTTCCGGCTCGGCCGCCCTGGTGGTGGCCATCCTGCTCGGCAAGCGCAAGGGCCACGGCCATACCCCGTTCATCCCCCACAACCTGCCCATGACCGTGCTCGGCGCGGGCATCCTCTGGTTCGGCTGGTTCGGTTTCAACGCCGGTTCGGCCCTGGCCGCCAACGAGGTGGCCGCCAACGCCTTCGTGACCACGCACATGGCCACCGCCGCCGCCTCGGTGGCCTGGATTCTCGTGGAATGGCTGCACAACGGCAAGCCCACCACCCTGGGCGCGGCCTCCGGCGCGGTGGCCGGGCTGGTGGCCATCACCCCCGGCGCGGGCTTCGTGACCCCCGGGGCCTCCCTGATCATCGGCGCCCTGGGAGGGGCTGTCTGCTACGGCGGCATCTTTCTGAAGCACAAGTTCGGCTACGACGACGCCCTGGACGTGGTCGGCGTGCATGGCGTGGGCGGCACCCTGGGCGCGCTGCTCACCGGCGTGTTCGCCTCGGTGAACGCTCAGGGGCTGCTCGCTGGCAATCCGAAACAGCTTTGGATACAGTTGGTTTCCGTGCTGGCCACCTGGGCCTTCTGCGGCGTCATGAGCGCGATCCTGTTCAAGGTCGTGGACGCCACCATCGGCATGCGTCCGAGCGAGGAGGACGAGATCAGGGGCCTGGACATCTCCCAGCACAGCGAAACGGGCTACCAGCTCTAG
- a CDS encoding Fur family transcriptional regulator translates to MDVEAYLRRAGLPATAHRVQVLKALAEAGRALTPQELLALVGGGMNRVTLYRILDLFVEHGLAQRHSAGERALRYCLEASPAAKGHGHFHCNRCGRTECLPASALDLEALSRSFPFTIEHAEVRFDGICADCLKNGD, encoded by the coding sequence ATGGATGTCGAGGCATATCTGCGCCGGGCCGGGCTTCCGGCCACGGCCCACCGGGTCCAGGTTCTGAAGGCGCTGGCCGAAGCGGGCCGGGCCCTCACGCCCCAGGAACTGCTGGCCCTGGTGGGCGGGGGCATGAACCGCGTGACCCTCTACCGCATCCTGGACCTCTTCGTGGAGCACGGTCTGGCCCAGCGCCACAGCGCGGGCGAACGGGCCCTGCGCTACTGCCTGGAGGCCTCCCCCGCGGCCAAGGGCCACGGCCACTTCCACTGCAACCGATGCGGCCGCACCGAATGCCTGCCCGCATCGGCCCTGGACCTGGAGGCCCTGTCCCGGAGCTTCCCGTTCACCATCGAGCACGCCGAGGTGCGCTTCGACGGGATCTGCGCCGACTGCCTCAAGAACGGCGACTGA
- a CDS encoding metal ABC transporter solute-binding protein, Zn/Mn family, whose amino-acid sequence MKRLLLVLFLALLWACPASADKLPVAVGIEPMKYFVDRIGGDMVETTVMVPAGSDPHTYEPKPSQMRAISSATLYFSLGLEFEEAWVPRFQAANPKLKVVRADFGIRKLRMEEHHHHDGQDAGTAHENEDDPHVWTAPPLVKFIAEHILESLSEADPANAAAYRRNEADFLRELDQLDAEIRAALKGVPRNRRAFLVFHPSWGYFAKTYGLTQEAVEIEGKEPGPKELSRLIDEAKKDGIKVVFIQPQFSKRTAEAIARAIDGRVALADPLAENWADNLREAAKAFRASMK is encoded by the coding sequence ATGAAACGCCTGCTCCTCGTCCTCTTCCTCGCCCTCCTCTGGGCCTGCCCGGCTTCGGCCGACAAACTGCCCGTGGCCGTGGGCATCGAGCCCATGAAATATTTCGTGGACAGGATCGGCGGCGACATGGTGGAAACCACGGTCATGGTCCCGGCCGGTTCTGATCCGCACACCTACGAACCCAAGCCCTCGCAAATGCGCGCCATTTCCTCGGCCACGCTCTACTTCTCCCTGGGGCTGGAATTCGAGGAGGCCTGGGTGCCGCGTTTCCAGGCCGCCAATCCCAAACTCAAGGTGGTCCGCGCCGACTTCGGCATCCGCAAGCTGCGCATGGAGGAGCATCACCACCACGACGGGCAGGACGCCGGGACGGCCCACGAGAACGAGGACGATCCGCACGTCTGGACCGCGCCGCCCCTGGTCAAGTTCATCGCCGAACACATCCTGGAATCCCTGTCCGAGGCCGACCCGGCCAACGCCGCCGCCTACCGCCGCAATGAGGCCGACTTCCTGCGCGAACTGGACCAGCTCGACGCCGAGATCCGCGCCGCGCTCAAGGGCGTGCCCAGGAACCGTCGCGCCTTCCTGGTTTTCCACCCCTCCTGGGGCTACTTCGCGAAAACCTACGGCCTGACCCAGGAGGCCGTGGAGATCGAGGGCAAGGAGCCCGGTCCCAAGGAGCTGTCACGGCTCATCGACGAGGCGAAAAAGGACGGCATCAAGGTCGTCTTCATCCAGCCCCAGTTCTCGAAGCGCACGGCCGAGGCCATCGCCCGGGCCATCGACGGACGGGTGGCCCTGGCCGACCCGCTGGCCGAGAACTGGGCCGACAATCTGCGGGAGGCGGCCAAGGCCTTCCGGGCGAGCATGAAGTAG
- the htpG gene encoding molecular chaperone HtpG produces MSATEKTFEFKAEIKQLLEILVHSLYTNKEIFLRELVSNASDALDKQRFAAASGEDAAEDAAPAIRIDLDAEAKTLAVTDNGIGMTREELVQNIGTIAHSGSAEFARRVAQAKNNGGSTGLDNLIGRFGVGFYSVYMVADAVEVTTRSAQAGAPAQVWTSDGKGSYTITEAPADTPRGTRILVRLKPDLVPQFTDPELIKEIIKRHSNFISFPILVNGERVNTVPALWREPKFQVTPEQYKEFYSFLTHDDAEPLANMHISVDAPVQFNALLFVPPHDTDLLGLNREDWGQDLYVRRVLIERRDKDLLPRYLSFVRGVVDTEDLPLNISRETLQDNLLIRKMHSTLTKQVLGELEKMTTDADKYAAFWRAHGQIFKTGYSDYVNREKFAALLRFNSSADTDAQGLTSLDTYIDRAKTGQKAVYYAFAPSREAAGLSPHLEIFRRKGLEVLYLYEPVDEFVMESLREYKEFKLTAAEHAPAADLEQFPDEAGKRTAEELSGKDAEALPGLLARIKDILGEQVTEVKASERLSESPVCLANPDGRVTSSMDKIMRVMSRDTSIPKKVLEVNPDHPLVRNLLGVFRANPEDPFLEQAIRQLFESALLLDGYLADPHALVGRMQDLLTKASGWYAKTREQNGNS; encoded by the coding sequence ATGAGCGCCACGGAAAAGACCTTCGAATTCAAGGCGGAAATCAAACAGCTTCTCGAAATCCTGGTCCATTCCCTCTACACCAACAAGGAAATCTTCCTCCGCGAGCTCGTCTCCAACGCCTCCGACGCACTGGACAAGCAGCGCTTCGCCGCCGCGTCCGGCGAGGACGCGGCCGAGGACGCGGCCCCGGCCATCCGCATCGATCTGGACGCCGAGGCCAAGACCCTGGCGGTGACCGACAACGGCATCGGCATGACCCGAGAGGAACTGGTCCAGAACATCGGCACCATCGCCCACTCGGGCTCGGCCGAGTTCGCCCGCCGCGTGGCCCAGGCCAAGAACAACGGCGGCTCCACGGGTCTGGACAACCTCATCGGCCGTTTCGGCGTGGGCTTCTACTCCGTGTACATGGTCGCGGATGCGGTGGAGGTGACCACCAGAAGCGCCCAGGCCGGCGCCCCGGCCCAGGTCTGGACCTCGGACGGAAAGGGCTCCTACACCATCACCGAGGCTCCGGCGGACACCCCGCGCGGCACGCGCATCCTCGTGCGGCTCAAGCCCGACCTGGTGCCCCAGTTCACGGACCCGGAGCTGATCAAGGAGATCATCAAGCGCCATTCCAATTTCATCTCCTTCCCCATCCTGGTCAACGGCGAACGGGTGAACACCGTGCCCGCGCTCTGGCGCGAGCCGAAATTCCAGGTCACGCCCGAGCAGTACAAGGAGTTTTACTCCTTCCTGACCCATGACGACGCCGAACCCCTGGCGAACATGCACATCTCCGTGGACGCTCCGGTGCAGTTCAACGCCCTGCTTTTCGTGCCGCCCCACGACACCGACCTCCTGGGCCTGAACCGCGAAGACTGGGGCCAGGACCTCTACGTACGCCGGGTGCTCATCGAGCGCCGCGACAAGGATCTGCTGCCGCGCTATCTGTCTTTCGTGCGCGGCGTGGTGGACACCGAGGATCTGCCCCTGAACATCTCGCGCGAGACGCTCCAGGACAACCTGCTCATCCGCAAGATGCACTCCACCCTGACCAAACAGGTCCTCGGCGAACTGGAGAAGATGACGACGGACGCGGACAAGTACGCCGCGTTCTGGCGCGCCCACGGCCAGATTTTCAAGACCGGTTACTCGGACTATGTCAACCGGGAGAAGTTCGCCGCCCTGCTGCGCTTCAACTCCTCGGCCGACACCGACGCCCAGGGCCTGACCTCGCTGGACACCTACATCGATCGCGCCAAAACCGGCCAGAAGGCCGTGTACTACGCCTTCGCGCCCAGCCGCGAGGCCGCCGGTCTCTCGCCGCACCTGGAGATATTCCGGCGCAAAGGACTGGAGGTGCTCTACCTCTACGAACCCGTGGACGAGTTCGTCATGGAGAGCCTGCGGGAATATAAGGAATTCAAGCTGACGGCCGCCGAGCACGCCCCGGCCGCCGACCTGGAGCAATTCCCGGACGAGGCCGGGAAGCGCACGGCCGAGGAGCTGTCCGGGAAGGACGCCGAGGCCCTGCCCGGGCTGCTGGCCCGCATCAAGGACATCCTCGGGGAGCAAGTCACGGAGGTGAAGGCCTCCGAGCGGCTCTCCGAAAGCCCGGTCTGCCTGGCCAACCCCGATGGCCGGGTGACCTCCTCCATGGACAAGATCATGCGCGTCATGAGCCGGGACACGAGCATTCCCAAGAAGGTTCTGGAGGTGAACCCGGACCACCCCCTGGTGCGCAACCTTCTGGGCGTGTTCCGCGCGAACCCCGAAGATCCTTTCCTGGAGCAGGCCATCCGGCAGCTCTTCGAGTCGGCCCTGCTCCTGGACGGCTACCTAGCCGACCCGCACGCCCTGGTGGGACGCATGCAGGATCTGCTGACCAAGGCCAGCGGCTGGTACGCGAAGACCCGCGAACAGAACGGGAACTCATGA
- a CDS encoding MerR family transcriptional regulator has translation MAEIARQLDVPESTLHYWKNRFSQYLPSFGRGRLKRFQPEAVEAFRTIARLLKSGRSSEEVMAELARTYPLNAQAVPPLSETSPPLPEQALEPALRLAAGMGLEMARALGQGIREALTGLVPPQALPAEDTTRIQETLDEAAQRLACHSGELETLRAENLDLKGKLQILEAELVRLRKDRRELERFLLDKIKGMTT, from the coding sequence GTGGCCGAGATCGCGCGACAGCTGGACGTGCCGGAATCCACCCTGCACTACTGGAAGAACCGCTTCTCTCAATATCTGCCGAGCTTCGGCCGGGGCCGTCTGAAGCGCTTCCAACCCGAAGCCGTGGAGGCCTTCCGGACCATCGCCCGCCTGCTCAAGTCCGGGCGCTCCTCGGAAGAGGTCATGGCCGAGCTGGCCCGAACCTACCCCCTCAACGCCCAGGCCGTCCCGCCCCTCTCCGAGACTTCGCCTCCGCTGCCCGAGCAGGCCCTGGAACCGGCCCTTCGCTTGGCCGCCGGAATGGGCCTGGAAATGGCCCGAGCCTTGGGCCAGGGCATCCGCGAAGCCCTCACCGGACTGGTTCCGCCCCAAGCCCTACCCGCCGAGGACACCACCCGCATCCAGGAAACCCTTGATGAGGCGGCCCAGCGGCTGGCCTGCCACTCCGGCGAACTCGAAACCCTGCGCGCCGAAAACCTCGATCTCAAGGGCAAGCTCCAGATCCTCGAAGCCGAGTTGGTCCGTCTGCGCAAGGACCGCCGCGAGCTGGAGCGCTTCCTTCTTGACAAAATCAAGGGCATGACTACCTGA
- a CDS encoding hydantoinase/oxoprolinase family protein: MLLGIDVGGTHTDAVAVSRDGVAASCKVRTDHADLLVSVRGALENILSRVDRAKVRRLNLSTTLSTNAIVEGRTEEVGALLIPGPGIDPYNSMLCRHFHVLSGSIDHRGTEVKRLDQAEVAAAVDSCLKADIRVFAVVGKFSTRNPRHENAVRLALCRGEGACARADFLTLGHELGGRLNFPRRMATAFFNGAVWRLYNRFADAVEKTLADLNLGHVKVNVLKADGGTFPLALSRRMPVQSIFSGPAASVMGIIALCDITHDSVILDIGGTTTDIAVFAGGAPLVEQDGIHIGSHPTLVRALKVHSIGIGGDSALTVLNGVVRVGPNRLGPAVAEGRSVPTLVDALNTAGLCALGDAEASRAAVAALARTHGREPEVLAKEAVDAAAGSIHAAVREMTAEINDRPVYTIHELLEGRRIVPKKVYVMGGPAEVMKMPLFRKFQLSTEVPPDYAVANAIGAALTRSTWDLELFADTEKNVLFIPSLQHRENIPRTYTLEEARRDAVRHLLGHLGSLGVVLDSAEAQITRADSFNMVDGLATVGRNIRVKCQVKPGVAFRLTGRA, from the coding sequence ATGCTGCTTGGAATCGACGTGGGCGGCACGCACACCGACGCCGTGGCCGTGAGCCGCGACGGCGTGGCCGCCTCCTGCAAGGTGCGCACGGATCACGCCGACCTGCTCGTCTCGGTGCGCGGCGCCCTGGAGAACATCCTCTCCCGGGTGGACCGCGCCAAGGTCCGCCGCCTGAACCTCTCCACCACCCTGTCCACCAACGCCATCGTCGAGGGCCGCACCGAGGAGGTGGGCGCGCTGCTCATCCCCGGCCCCGGCATCGATCCGTACAACTCCATGCTCTGCCGCCACTTCCACGTGCTCTCGGGGTCCATCGACCACCGGGGCACGGAGGTGAAGCGCCTGGACCAGGCCGAGGTGGCGGCGGCCGTGGACTCCTGCCTCAAGGCCGACATCCGGGTCTTCGCCGTGGTGGGCAAGTTCTCCACCCGCAACCCGCGCCACGAGAACGCCGTGCGCCTGGCCCTGTGCCGGGGCGAGGGGGCCTGCGCCCGGGCGGATTTCCTGACCCTGGGCCACGAGCTGGGCGGTCGCCTGAACTTTCCGCGCCGCATGGCCACGGCCTTCTTCAACGGCGCGGTCTGGCGGCTCTACAACCGCTTCGCGGACGCCGTGGAGAAGACCCTGGCCGACCTGAACCTCGGGCACGTGAAAGTCAACGTGCTCAAGGCCGACGGCGGCACCTTCCCCCTGGCCCTCTCCCGCAGGATGCCCGTGCAGTCCATCTTCTCCGGTCCGGCGGCCAGCGTCATGGGCATCATCGCGCTCTGCGACATCACCCACGACTCCGTGATCCTGGACATCGGCGGCACCACCACGGACATCGCCGTCTTCGCGGGCGGCGCGCCCCTGGTGGAGCAGGACGGCATCCACATCGGCTCCCACCCCACCCTGGTGCGGGCCCTCAAGGTCCACTCCATCGGCATCGGAGGCGACTCGGCCCTGACCGTGCTGAACGGGGTCGTGCGCGTGGGGCCGAACCGCCTGGGGCCGGCGGTGGCCGAGGGCAGGAGCGTTCCGACCCTGGTTGACGCCCTGAACACCGCGGGGCTCTGCGCCCTGGGCGACGCCGAGGCCTCGCGCGCGGCCGTGGCCGCCCTGGCCCGGACCCACGGCCGGGAGCCGGAAGTATTGGCCAAGGAGGCCGTGGACGCGGCGGCCGGGTCCATCCACGCCGCCGTGCGCGAGATGACCGCCGAGATCAACGACCGGCCCGTGTACACCATCCACGAACTGCTGGAGGGCCGCCGCATCGTGCCCAAGAAGGTCTACGTCATGGGCGGCCCGGCCGAGGTGATGAAGATGCCCCTGTTCCGCAAGTTCCAGCTCTCCACCGAGGTCCCGCCGGACTACGCCGTGGCCAACGCCATCGGCGCGGCGCTGACCCGCAGCACCTGGGATCTGGAGCTGTTCGCGGACACGGAGAAGAACGTACTCTTCATCCCCTCGCTCCAGCACCGCGAGAACATCCCGCGCACCTACACCCTGGAGGAGGCCAGGCGCGACGCCGTGCGCCACCTCCTGGGCCACCTGGGCTCGCTCGGCGTGGTCCTGGACTCGGCCGAGGCCCAGATCACCCGGGCCGACTCCTTCAACATGGTGGACGGGCTCGCCACCGTGGGCCGCAACATCCGCGTCAAGTGCCAGGTCAAGCCGGGCGTGGCCTTCCGCCTGACCGGGAGGGCCTGA
- a CDS encoding HD domain-containing protein codes for MGRDAEAPSPAAAALGVERSALLDEARAGNLDGFPARLSAAVDRYFRARFAELAGTLPAAPFCLLAVGGYGRSELCPHSDIDCFVLFSGSVPRRALELVRALFHPLWNLGLDLGQGVRSLADCLSLARSEPQVLASLLDARAVAGDPAPAEKLMAGLASRVAPRRALGFARWLAEQNALREAQYGDGSGLLEPDLKNGLGGLRGRHHIRWLERILELGGKPLDLFTGEERAELDQHGMFLLRARTALHLAAGRRLDTLTFEHQPRVAEALGFGGPSRALAVEAFLSRLHRCMAGIKTMRQACWRACCAGPRRLARPDDPRLIDSTAGLDFRDPRQLSSNPDAALAIFLASARSRRPVSWPALRVIRAALPGLSAALSGRPGILRTMLELFLVDREPGQGPVQVLAETGLLSALIPEFGRAEHLVQFDDYHLHPLGRHTLECVRVLARFLRPGAGGEPPGGCRWCGEAAGRLDDATALLLAGLCHDLGKPLPGDHSERGEEICREVAARFGGAPEIAEDGAFLVRRHLFLPIAATRRDLSDENVVSQAAEVVGTARRLDMLALLSVADGLATGPRAWNNWTAALMAELFFKVRKLLTEGPLSEPDAARKIVEKRDRVRALAVGRFSSEVVERGLDAMPVRALHVLDAETLLEHLELAGELEEAVAEDRRRKPGDKGGIGVCLVRARPTAVPGYWELTVAALDRPGLFATLAGVLSLHGLDIRSAELLTWKGGAALDTFVVSEPPDNLFPEEAWGRVQRSAHYALTGKLDLEYRLEERRRSPLSVSAARPRYRPSVSVDNDESDFLTRIEVKAGDRLGLLHDVALALHRLGLDIQSARIASSGGRVADVFYVRDGLGLKLTDPGPAREAERVLLEAARGEGGKIDGAIEP; via the coding sequence ATGGGCCGGGACGCCGAGGCTCCTTCACCGGCCGCGGCCGCGCTCGGCGTGGAACGGTCGGCGTTGTTGGATGAAGCCCGGGCCGGGAACCTGGACGGGTTCCCGGCCCGCTTGTCCGCCGCGGTGGATCGCTATTTCCGCGCCCGGTTCGCGGAACTGGCCGGAACGCTTCCGGCCGCCCCCTTCTGCCTTCTGGCCGTGGGCGGCTACGGCCGCTCCGAGCTCTGTCCCCATTCAGACATCGACTGTTTCGTTCTCTTTTCCGGGAGCGTGCCGCGGCGGGCCCTCGAATTGGTCCGGGCCCTGTTCCATCCCCTTTGGAACCTGGGGCTGGACCTGGGCCAGGGGGTGCGCTCCCTGGCCGACTGCCTGTCGCTGGCCCGCTCCGAACCCCAGGTCCTGGCCTCCCTGCTGGACGCCCGGGCCGTGGCCGGTGACCCCGCACCAGCGGAAAAACTGATGGCGGGTCTGGCCTCCCGAGTGGCTCCCCGCCGTGCCTTGGGCTTCGCCCGCTGGCTTGCCGAGCAGAACGCCCTGCGCGAGGCCCAGTACGGCGACGGCTCCGGTCTGTTGGAACCGGATCTGAAAAACGGCCTGGGCGGGCTGCGCGGCCGCCATCACATCCGCTGGCTCGAACGAATCCTGGAACTCGGCGGAAAGCCGCTGGACCTGTTCACCGGCGAGGAGCGCGCGGAACTGGATCAGCACGGGATGTTTCTCCTGCGGGCGCGCACGGCCCTGCACCTGGCCGCCGGGCGGCGGTTGGACACCCTGACTTTCGAGCATCAGCCCCGGGTGGCCGAGGCCCTGGGGTTCGGTGGTCCAAGCCGGGCCCTGGCCGTGGAGGCCTTCCTTTCCCGCCTGCACCGCTGCATGGCCGGAATCAAGACCATGCGTCAGGCCTGCTGGCGGGCCTGCTGCGCCGGACCGCGCCGCCTCGCCCGACCCGACGACCCGAGGCTCATCGACAGCACGGCCGGGCTGGATTTCCGCGATCCGAGGCAGCTTTCCAGCAATCCGGACGCGGCCCTGGCGATCTTCCTGGCCTCGGCCCGTTCGCGGCGGCCGGTTTCCTGGCCCGCCTTGCGTGTTATCCGCGCCGCCCTGCCCGGGTTGTCGGCCGCCCTGTCCGGCCGTCCGGGAATCCTGCGGACCATGCTGGAACTCTTCCTGGTCGACCGGGAACCGGGGCAGGGGCCGGTCCAGGTGCTGGCCGAGACCGGCCTGCTCTCGGCGCTGATCCCGGAATTCGGCCGGGCCGAGCATCTGGTCCAGTTCGACGACTACCACCTCCATCCTCTGGGGCGGCACACCCTGGAATGCGTACGCGTCCTGGCCCGCTTCCTGCGGCCGGGGGCGGGCGGCGAACCGCCCGGAGGCTGTCGCTGGTGCGGGGAGGCCGCCGGTCGCCTGGACGACGCCACGGCGCTTCTGCTGGCGGGACTGTGCCATGACCTGGGCAAGCCCTTGCCCGGGGACCACTCCGAACGCGGCGAGGAGATATGCCGGGAGGTGGCGGCCCGTTTCGGGGGCGCGCCGGAAATCGCCGAGGACGGGGCCTTTCTGGTGCGTCGGCATCTCTTCCTGCCCATCGCGGCCACGCGTCGCGACCTCTCCGACGAGAACGTGGTCTCCCAGGCCGCCGAGGTGGTGGGCACGGCCCGCCGCCTGGACATGTTGGCCCTGCTCTCGGTGGCCGACGGCCTGGCCACCGGCCCCCGGGCCTGGAACAACTGGACGGCGGCCCTCATGGCCGAGCTGTTTTTCAAGGTCCGCAAGTTGCTCACCGAGGGGCCCCTGTCCGAGCCGGACGCGGCCCGCAAGATCGTGGAGAAACGCGATCGGGTGCGGGCCCTGGCCGTCGGGCGGTTTTCTTCGGAGGTCGTGGAGCGAGGTCTGGACGCCATGCCGGTCCGCGCCCTGCATGTGCTGGACGCCGAAACCCTGCTGGAGCACCTGGAGCTTGCCGGGGAGTTGGAGGAGGCCGTGGCCGAGGACCGTCGCCGCAAGCCCGGCGACAAGGGCGGGATCGGCGTCTGCCTGGTCCGGGCGCGCCCGACGGCCGTGCCCGGCTACTGGGAGCTGACCGTCGCGGCCCTGGACCGGCCCGGACTCTTCGCCACCTTGGCCGGGGTGCTCAGCCTGCATGGCCTGGACATCCGCTCGGCCGAACTGCTCACCTGGAAGGGCGGCGCGGCCCTGGACACCTTCGTGGTTTCCGAGCCGCCGGACAATCTTTTCCCGGAGGAAGCCTGGGGCCGTGTGCAGCGCAGCGCCCACTACGCCCTCACCGGCAAGCTCGACCTGGAGTACCGGTTGGAGGAGCGTCGCCGCTCCCCCCTGAGCGTCTCGGCCGCCCGCCCGCGCTACCGGCCCTCCGTGAGCGTGGACAACGACGAGAGCGACTTCCTCACCCGCATCGAGGTCAAGGCCGGGGACCGCCTCGGGCTCCTGCACGACGTGGCGCTGGCCCTGCATCGCCTCGGCCTGGACATCCAGTCCGCGCGCATCGCCTCCTCCGGGGGGAGGGTGGCCGACGTGTTCTACGTCCGTGACGGCCTGGGGTTGAAGCTCACCGACCCTGGGCCGGCGCGTGAGGCCGAGCGCGTCCTGTTGGAGGCGGCGCGGGGCGAGGGAGGCAAGATTGATGGAGCAATCGAGCCATGA